CTGCCTTGGTGGCTGTGCGATGTGTGGTTGTTGTCGTTTGTTTGAAAGCCTGTTCTTTAGGCTCACCTAAGTCCCAGAGTATACCGGCGGCGATCTTCAGGCCCTGCTCGATAATCGTTTCGAGCAGGTGTTCATCTGGGGCGTGCTGATTGCACGATGCATAGGAGTGAGGCAACCATACCGTAGGAAGGTTGAGTACATCTGAAAAACAGTGGTTGGGGATTGTCCCGCCCAGGTTGGGCAGGATATGCACGGCCTGACCCAAGCTGTTCTCTGCCGACTGGGCCACAAAGGAAACCCAAGGGTGGCTGGGTTCAAGCCGGGTGGCGGCGTAGCCACCCATAAACTGAATTTGAATACCCTCAAAGCCATGGGCGTTAAGATGCTGGCGCAGGTTCTTTTCCACCGCTTGCCAATCGGTGCCTTTGACGAAGCGAAGCTGCAAAATGGCTTCTGCACTTGCAGGAATGGCGCCAACTGGCTTGTCGGTTCTCCCTGCGCTCAAGCCCAGAATTTCCAATGTATTGGCGCCATATAGGCGCTCGCCGTCGGTTAGCTGGTTTTCGCCCCAGGCAGGATTGATGGCTGGGTCATTGTCGCCACCGCCCACTGGAAGATTGCGCACCAATTGAGCTACTTCGTCAGGCATTGCGGGCGCTTTAAGAAAGTCGACCAGAATTTTCCCCTCGCTGGAGAGAAGCGTACTAAGCGCGTTACACAGCACTACCGCGGGGTTGGTGATGATGCCACCCCAGTTGCCGGAATGTCGGCCGCCATTGCCAGTGTTCAAAGCAAGTTTGAGCTGAACAACGCCCCGAGAGCCGAGAAACAGGGTGGGCATGTCATGGCGGATTCGAGGACCGTCAGATGCCAAGAAAAGATCGGACTTAAGCGCTTCTTTATAGGTTTTGCAGGTTTCTTCTAACCCAGGAGAGCCTATTTCCTCGCTCATCTCAAAGAGGATCTTGACGTTATAGCCAAGTTGACCCTCGCGGACTTTAATAACGGCCTCCAGCGCTGCCAGGTTGATGCTGTGTTGGCCTTTGTTATCAGCTGTGCCGCGCCCATAAACGCGGCCATCAACAAACGTCAGTTCCCAGGGGGCGATGCCGTCAGACCATTGATCTTCTTGCCCATCGGTGACATCTCCATGGCCGTAAAGCAGCAGTGTAGAAAGCGTGGGATCTTCAATACGTTGGCTGATCAATAAAGGTGGGTGATCGGATTTAGGGTTTTCGATCACTTGGCTGTCGAAGCCTAATTTAGAGAGGTGCGGGACTATTTCTTCCGTTAAGTAGTCACGTAGCGTATCGCTGTGTTCAGGGTCTTGGCTAACCGTTCTAAGGCCGACGCGCCTTGCCAGCGTCTGGTAAAAGTTGCCACTGGAGAGTTCGTTGCTCGCCAGTTGAAGAGCGAGTTCACGCCCTGAAAGCTGCGTTGTATCCATTGCCTGCCTTTTTTATTGACCGTTATGGTATTTGGACATAGTTATGGTGTTTGGAGATAGCTATGGTGCTTGGAGATAGAAGGAAGAAAGTCGTTAGAAAAAGAGTAGTCCTTGCCTATGTTTGCAACCATCATTAATATTTCAAATAATCTTTCTAATTATAAGAAACCAGGCGCAATCAAGTGGCGCAGGTAACTCGCTCAAACTTGTTGTTGGGCAAAAAGAGGCCGCTATGCAGGAACTCAATTTACGTTACTTTCAAAGCGTCGCTAAAACGGGCTCTCTGTCGGCCGCGGCGGAAGAACTGCACGTTGCGGTTTCAGCGGTGAGTCGCCAAATTACCAATTTGGAACAACGGCTGGCTATCAAGCTGTTTAACCGACAGCCGCGCGGGATGCAGTTAACGGAGGCGGGCAGGGTGCTGCAGGCCTATGCATTGCGTAATCAGCTGGAAGTCAGCAGTGTGATTGCGGAAATGCAGGACGTAATGACGCGGCAAATGCGCAAAATTACCGTGGCATGCCCGGATGGTATGGCCTGGCACTTCCTTCCCAGCGTTATATCCAGCTTTATTGTTCAATGTCCTGATACCCGATTTGATCTACACGTGGTCGAGTCAACCCGGGCCTCTGAGCTGGTGAAAGAGGGCGAGGCCGATATTGCCTTAACCTTTAGCCTCTCACCGGATATCGGCGTGAAGGTGATCTCAAGCCATAATGCTGCGATCAGTGCGCTGATGGCTAAGAGTCATCCTCTGGCAAGTAAAGATGTCCTACAGGTAAAAGATTTAAGCCACTACCCATTAACCATGTCGCTAAATGGCTCGACCATGCGCTACTTATTTGATGTGGCGTGTAGTTTGTCGGGTATAAAAGTGCTTCCTAGCTTCTCGTGTGATTCCCTGGGGGCAACCTACACCATGGTATGCGAGCACCCTAATATGATTGGGCTGTGTAGCGCCGTGGCCGTCAGCGGTATGAACCGCCCCGGTTATTCCGGAGACCGGTTTGTTTGAGTCAGGCAGCTTCACCCGACTCTTCCAGTTGACGATAATACGTCCTTTCTCGTTCTGCTGGTGGAACGTTTCCGATGGGTTCCAGCAGTCGGCGGTTGTTGAACCAGTCAACCCACTCCAGCGTGGCATACTCAACGGCATCCAGTCCCCTCCATGGGCCACGATGATGGATCACCTCCGTTTTGAACAAGCCGATGATGGTTTCAGCCAGCGCATTGTCGTAGGAGTCGCCGGTGGTGCCGACTGAGGCATTGATACCCTCGTCAGCCATACGCTCGGTGTAGCGGATCGAGAGATATTGGCTTCCCCTATCACTATGATGGATCAACCCTTGTCTGTGTTTTCGTGCCCACAGAGCTTGCTCCAGAGCGTCCAGCACCAGTGCCGTTCTCATCGACGTCGCTACACGCCAACCCACGATACAGCGTGCATAAACATCGATAACGAACGCAACGTAAACGAAGCCAGACCAGGTAGCGACATAGGTAAAATCGGCCACCCAAAGCTGATTAGGACGCATAGCCGTAAAGTCACGTTTCACTAAATCAGGTGCCCGTTTCTGGCCGGGATCACTGAGGGTCGTGAAGGGGCGTTGGCCTCGCACCACGCCGCGAATTCCTAGGCGGCGCATGAGCCGTTCTACAGTGCAACGAGCAACATTAACGCCTTCACGGCGGAGTTGCCGCCAGACCTTACGGGCACCGTAGACGCAGAAGTTTTCTTCCCACACGCGCTGAATCTCAGCGGTAAGAAACGCATCCTGCCGATACCGGTCTGCCCGCCGTTCAGGATCAGCTTCAAGTGCCTTGTGGTGGTAATACGTCGATGGGGCGATTGGCAGTTGACTACAAATCGACTCGACCCCGAACTGAGCACGATGCTCGTCGATAAATGACACCATCAATTGGGTTTGCGGTCGAGCTCCGCCTGGGCGAAAAAAGCAGCCGCCTTACGGAGAATTTCATTGGCACGCTTCAATTCGGTGTTTTCACGCTCTAGCTGCTTGAGCCGTTCATGTTCAGACAGGTTAACCGAGCTGTTTTCCTGCGTGAGTTCTGTGCGTTTGCACCAGGCTCTCAAAGTCTCTGGTGTACAGCCGAACTTGCTGGCAATGGAGCAGATCGCCGCCCACTTGGACGGGTATTCGCCTTGCTGTTCAAGGACTAATCGAACAGCTCGCTCCCGGACTTCTGGGGAATATCGTTTTGGTGAGTTCATAAC
This Vreelandella neptunia DNA region includes the following protein-coding sequences:
- a CDS encoding M20 family metallopeptidase codes for the protein MDTTQLSGRELALQLASNELSSGNFYQTLARRVGLRTVSQDPEHSDTLRDYLTEEIVPHLSKLGFDSQVIENPKSDHPPLLISQRIEDPTLSTLLLYGHGDVTDGQEDQWSDGIAPWELTFVDGRVYGRGTADNKGQHSINLAALEAVIKVREGQLGYNVKILFEMSEEIGSPGLEETCKTYKEALKSDLFLASDGPRIRHDMPTLFLGSRGVVQLKLALNTGNGGRHSGNWGGIITNPAVVLCNALSTLLSSEGKILVDFLKAPAMPDEVAQLVRNLPVGGGDNDPAINPAWGENQLTDGERLYGANTLEILGLSAGRTDKPVGAIPASAEAILQLRFVKGTDWQAVEKNLRQHLNAHGFEGIQIQFMGGYAATRLEPSHPWVSFVAQSAENSLGQAVHILPNLGGTIPNHCFSDVLNLPTVWLPHSYASCNQHAPDEHLLETIIEQGLKIAAGILWDLGEPKEQAFKQTTTTTHRTATKAE
- a CDS encoding LysR family transcriptional regulator; the protein is MQELNLRYFQSVAKTGSLSAAAEELHVAVSAVSRQITNLEQRLAIKLFNRQPRGMQLTEAGRVLQAYALRNQLEVSSVIAEMQDVMTRQMRKITVACPDGMAWHFLPSVISSFIVQCPDTRFDLHVVESTRASELVKEGEADIALTFSLSPDIGVKVISSHNAAISALMAKSHPLASKDVLQVKDLSHYPLTMSLNGSTMRYLFDVACSLSGIKVLPSFSCDSLGATYTMVCEHPNMIGLCSAVAVSGMNRPGYSGDRFV
- a CDS encoding IS3 family transposase (programmed frameshift), coding for MNSPKRYSPEVRERAVRLVLEQQGEYPSKWAAICSIASKFGCTPETLRAWCKRTELTQENSSVNLSEHERLKQLERENTELKRANEILRKAAAFFGPGGARPQTQLMVSFIDEHRAQFGVESICSQLPIAPSTYYHHKALEADPERRADRYRQDAFLTAEIQRVWEENFCVYGARKVWRQLRREGVNVARCTVERLMRRLGIRGVVRGQRPFTTLSDPGQKRAPDLVKRDFTAMRPNQLWVADFTYVATWSGFVYVAFVIDVYARCIVGWRVATSMRTALVLDALEQALWARKHRQGLIHHSDRGSQYLSIRYTERMADEGINASVGTTGDSYDNALAETIIGLFKTEVIHHRGPWRGLDAVEYATLEWVDWFNNRRLLEPIGNVPPAERERTYYRQLEESGEAA